The genomic region TGACGGTCTTCGTAGCCGGGACCACAACGTCGCGGACCGCGCCGGTGACGGCAGTCGCGGTACAGGATGCGGCCGGCCGGGCACTGGATTTCGTCAGCGGCTCAGTTGGACCGGCCGGGGCTCCTCCAGTGCTGCTATCCCTCGATCCCCAGTTCGGGCAGAGTTTTCCCGGCTCTCTCGCGCGCGGGGTACTGCGAAACCGTTTCGGGGTGGACCCGGGCTTCGACCTCGAAGGGGAGGCATTCTCGGCGATGGTGGCGCTGGTGCTCCTCCCAACGCTCGCACGCCGGGGCGATCGAGGCGTGACTGGTCAGCTCGCCCGGAGGCTGGGCACGCAGGTACAGACGTGCCGATGGGGCGAACGCTATCGGTTCTTCCCCGGCACCGGAGGCTTTCCCGCAGACACCGACTGCACGGCCTTGGCTACCGGCGCCCTCCACGACCACGGCCTGCTGACCGACGCCGGCCTGGACCGAGGAGTGCACGAGCTCCTGAGCTCCGCACCGCGGGTCGCGGAACCCGCACACCCTTCCGGCCCGTGTGAGGAGGAGAGCGTGCGCAGGGACGTCTTCATGGTCTATTGGGAGGACGGAAAAGAGCCGTCGACGCTGCGCCGCGGGCGCAAGCACGACGCTGTGGCCTGCACGAACGCCCTCTACACCGTTCAGATGGCGCCCCGGCCGGTCACCGGCCAAGCCCTGGCGGTGATCGAAGCAACGACCCTCTACCTCCGAGACCATCTCAGCTCGGGGCGCTACCTCGCGGGCACCCGCTACTACCCTTCGCCCGATGCCTTCCTCTACGCCGTCGCGCGTCTGTGCTCCCGCTTCCCGGCCAGCGCGCAGGTCCTGGCTGCTCCCGCCCGGCAAGCCCTCGCCGAACGGGAAGCCACCGCAGCGGTGCGTGTGCCTGTCAGTGCTCTGGATATCGCTCTGCGGACCCTGGCCGCCGACCACCTCGGGCTCAGCGCCGGTCAGGACCGGCACCGGACGTGGCTCGCCTCCGCGCAGTGCGCGGACGGCTCCTGGCCGGCGGCTGCGTATTACCGGATGGGCCGCTTCCCCGTCTACTTCGGCTCGTCCTATCTCACCACCGTCTTCGCGATGGCCGCACTCCGTCCCGCGTAACGGACACTGGCCACAACGGATCCGACGATGCGTCTGAAACTCTCCCGACCGGCGAGTCGACCAGCCTCTGACGGCGCCCGTCCGTGCCAGGCCGGCTGCCGCACCCATCCTGCGTACAAGTCAAATGCTGCAGGGCCAGGGAGGGCAGGGCCTGCCGAAGCGGCCGGTGACAGCCAGCCAGTGCAGTGTGGCGGCCATGAACGTCTCCACCATGTCCACATAGCAGCCCACCGCATCGTTGTGGTCCCCGGCCGCGACTGCGTAATCCGAGCGCAGCGCGGCGGCGGCGGTCCGGAACCCCTCTCTGCGGTCCTCGATCATCGCGGTGACCCGTGTCCGGGCGCAGAGGGTGGAGCAGCCGTCCTCACGCGCGACGACGGCCACCAGATTATCCTGGCCTGCGGCGATGTCGTCGGCGTGGGAGGCAAGGTCGTTTGCCCACCCAGCCACATCGGCCAACGCCCCGCCCAGGCCCCGCAGTCTGGCCTCCACGCCGGGCCCCTCCACCATCGGAGCGCGACCGGTGCGTTCCAGGACCGCGATCATGGGCAGCAAGGTGATCGTGCGTCGCCGCAATCTCACATACTTCGACAACGGCAGCAGCACCCCGTTACGCCGTAGAGCCACCTCCTGTTCGCTGGCGTCGAGGAAGTCGTTGTAGGCACAGGCGAAGCGAGCGCGCCACCCGTCCGACATGCCTGGTGCGGTGCGCCGCCAAAGATTCCGCAGGACCACCGCCTGCGGAGCCGTCGGCGAATTCTTCCCGTCGTGCTCGAGGACCTTCCGCAGCGGAGCGGTGAAACCCTCGAGTTCACCTGGACGGGAGCCAAGACCCTGGCGGTCGATGTGGTCATCCAACCAGCAGACGAACACTGCCCACTGCGCCGTCAGCATCACGTCGGCGGCACCGGCCCGCGGCAAAGCCCGCCCGGCCAGAACCTCCAGACGCATGCTGAGGAGCCGACGCTCGGCAACCGCATCAGCAACCAGACCTTCGCTGCGAGCCCACCGCAGCACAGTAGCGATGCCCTGAGGCGCGGACGCACTGTCAGACATGTCCCCGATCCTGGCAGAAATTCGACGGCTACCTCCATGAACGCACCGACGGCGCGATCGGCAGCCTCTCCCAACTCATCCGCGGCGCCGCCCTTGAGGCCATCATCAACTGCAGCGAGGCCGTCACTCTGAAGACCATTGAGGTCGACCAGACCGCCGAGGACGCCCGCCAGGAACACCACCGTAACCGGCGACCCCGCCGCCGGAGGTCGGATGCCGACGCAGCCTGACCGACTCCGTCAGCTGCCCATCCCTCTCGGCCCCGTCCACAACGAGACCCTCGGTTCCTATCTCCACCGTCTGGCCGTCGCCAACAGTCGTCCCGGAGGCTTCCTCGCCCGCCTCCTGGGACCGCTGCCGCCGGAGTCTCCCCGCTCAGCAACACCACCGCCGGCTGGAATCCCCACTCACCCGCCCGTCTGGCCACACTCTCCGGGCGCCCAACACCCCAGCTCGCCAGGCCCTTCCCGCGCTCGCCGACTTCCTCAGCCCGCACAGTCCCGGGCAGCGAACGGGAACGGCTGATCAGCCGCCTCTGCCACTGCTACACAGCCCGGCTTAATCAGATCCCAGTCATGGGGAAGAGCGACATCACGATCAAGCTCACTGCCGACGAGGCCCTGGTCCTCTCGGACTGGCTGGAGCGAGTACAGATGACAGATCTCAGCCGCCTGGTCGACGATCCAGCCGCCTGGGCCCCAATCCACAAGATCGCGGGAACACTGACAAAGCGCTCCCTGGAATCTTCGCCGCCGACTATGCCGAAGGTCTGGAAGCGGCCCGGCACCGTCTCCGGACGGCCACGGGCAGTCTTGCCGAAGAGCGAGACGGCTGAGCTGCCCTTGCCCACCACCAGCGCGCTTCCACGAAAGCCATGTCGTTTGAGAACGCCGGCCCGCGGCGTTCTCAAACGACATGACAACCCAGCAGGTCGGTGGCCCACGATCTGTCAGCTGCACTGCGACAAGACAAGAAGACGACCTCGAGGTCCTTCATCTGGCCGAACACGCCGTCAACGCCGCGCTCCTGCCGGCGGCGCAACGCGTACCGGGAAGGCGTCGCCTCCCTGGTACAGCAGTATCGGGCGGACAGCCGCAGTTACCGCAGCATCCACAACCGTCCGCAGGCCCTCGTCATGGCCGGATCGGCTCCCACGTCGGGAGCCAGGTGTCGATGACCTCGGCGATGAGGGCGGCGCCGCGGCTGTTCTGGTGGATGTGGTCGGTCGTGAGCACGAGACCTCGGCGCCGCGAGATCGTGTCGAGGCTGCGGCGCATCACGGCGTGCCGGACGAGGACGCTGACGCTCGCCGCGGGCGTCGGGTCCCGGTAGGGGATCGGCGGCGGGTCCGCCTGGCGTAGTTCCTCGGTCTGGCGTTCGTGGAGCGGGAGGTAGGTCGCCTTGTTGGTGCTGGCGACCTCGGCGATCATGCGGCTGTACGCCTGTGAGGCCCGTGCCGCGGCTCCGTCGAGTTGTTGGCCGAGGACCGGGAGGGACAGCAGAGCGATCGTCGCGTCGGTCTCTGTTCGCAGCCGTTCGACGATGGCTCCCAGGCACTGCTGGAACCAGCCGGCCGACGGGCGCTCGGGTAGTTGTTTGCGCTTCATGGCCCGCTCGACGGGGTAGCCGGCGAGGCTCGCTCGGGCGTCGTTGGTCCCGATCAGCACGGTGATCACGTCGGGTGGGTCCGCGACGACGGCATCGAGGCGCCGTGAGAGGTTGTGGGCGAAGTCGCCGTTGACGCCGAAGCGGGCGAGCCGTACGTCGTCGGGAGGGCGGCGTCGTTCGAGAAGGTCCAGGTAGTCGACGCTGAGCTGCGCGCGGGTGAGGCTGTCGCCGAGGCACGCGACACGGGTCGTCACGGTGTTCGCGGGCCGGACGTGCCGGCGTGCTCGGTCGGGCGGGTGTCGGTCCGGGGACGGTGGTCGGTGCCGAGGCCGGCGGTGATGGTCAGGATGGACGCCGGCCCCGCCATGTCGACCGCGTGCCATGTCCCGGCCGGGTTGACGGTGGCTTCGCCGGGCCCGAGCACAACGCGGTCGGGCACTCCGGCCACGTCGCGGGTGACCGTCACCGACCCGCTGAGGCAGACGACCAGTTCGTCGCCGGCGGGGTGGCGCTCCCAATGGTCGCCGGGGCCGTCGCCGTCGAAGATCGTCACCATGCGGCCCTCGGCGCCGTCCGCCGCGACCGCGGCGCTGTAGGCGTGGAGCACCTCCGGGTCCCAGGCGAAGCCCTCGACGGGTTTCGCTCTCGATCCCAGCCCGAGGTGCACGGGGGTGGTCCGCAGGTCGATGGCGTTGGGTTCGTGGTTGACGAGTCTCATGCAGACGATCGTCACAGGACGGCGATCGGGTGGTCTTGAAGGAAAGGGAACGGAAGCCGACGCGATGGGCGGCACGGTCGGCGACTACCCGGTCCCGAGCAGGACTTCGCCGCGACGCCATGCTGTCGGCGACCGGCCCGTGAACTCGCTCCAGTCCCGGACGAGATGGGCCTGGTCGGCGTAGCCGGAGACGGTCGCCACATCGGCCCACGGAAGCGGGTCGTGCGCGGTGGCCAGTTCGTGCGCGTGCTCGAAGCGCAGAACCCGGGCGAAGGTCTTCGGCGACAGGCCCACCTCACCGCGAAACCGCTCGGTGAGGTACCGACGGCTCCAGCCCAGTTCTGCGGCGACCGCCCCGACCTGGACGCGGCCCCGCGCGGCCACGAGGCGGCGCCAGGCCTCGGCCACCTCGGGGTGCATCCGGGACGCGCGGTCGCCGCCGGCGCCGCGGCCGACGGCTCGCAGGAGCAATTCGTCCAGCACCGCGAACCGCGCGGCCCAGGTCGTCGCCGCGCGGAGCCGGTCGGTCAGCTCGACGCCGAGCGCTCCTAGAAGCTCGTCGAGTGGGACCAGCCGGTGGGCGAGCTCGGCGGCGGGCATGCCGTAGATGGCCCGGGCACCGAGCGGTGTCAGCGACACCTGCACGCCTTGCTGGCGTCCGTCGTGATGGATCGCGACGGACCGGCGCATCAGACCGCCGGCCACGCTGCCGAATCGGGTGACCGGTGACCCGTCGTCGACGCCCGCCGACATCTCCAGAGGGTCGGACAGGGTGATCACCGCGGTGAGCACGTGGCCCGGCGGACCGCAGTGCACCCCGGCCGGGAACCCGCGAAGGTCGAAACCGGCATACGAGCCGACGTACCGCCGCAAGGCCTGCGCCGGACGTGCCTGGCTCCTGGTGGTCGTATGGTCCTCCACCCTTGTCAGTGTACGAACCGGCGGTCTACTGGTGGGCTCTTGTAGTCAACTGTCGCCGGTACCCCGAAAAATCCAACCTGCCGGTGACTTTGTGTGATCGCCAGCGGCGTATCGGCTCCAGGTAGGTCCAGCCGGTCTCATGAGCAGGCGGGTGGTGGTTTGTCGTGGTAGCCGAGAGCGTCCGCGACGACGGGAGCGAGCTTCTCAAGGAGCTGTCGCCGGATGGCGGCGCTGCGGGCGGCAGCCACTGAGACGCCGATCTCGTTGAGGAGCGCGGACAGATAGTCGGGGCGGAAGGCTGCCCGACCGGCGGCCGGGAAACAGCCAGGGGATGCCTGGTTGGTGGCGGTGTTGATGTGGCTGCGGTCGGCGATGTAGTCCAGCAGCAGGGAAGCGGCCGGTTCGGGGACGGGCGAGGCCGGTTCCCCGAGCCGGAGGAGTAGGGCTTCACCGTCGTGCACGATGTCGTCGACGGGGAGCCGACCGGCAATACGAGATCACCCGGACGGATCCGGGCCCGGCTCTGCCGACGTTCGTCGACGTGCTCCTCGTGTGTGACGTCGAGCACTCGGTGGGCCGACAACCAGAACAACTCCGCAGGCGACAAGGCCTACTGGAACGCGAACGACTCGAGCCAGTACAGCGGCCGGTGGGGGCACCATCCAGACGACGTGGTCCGGCACGGGCAAGGAGACTATTGACCTGGGCTGGTCGATGATCGCGACCGTGGACGCCAGCAGTACGGTGACCGCGACGGCGAACTTCGGAACCTCCGGGATCGAAGGGGTACAGGAGCTTGCGCCGCGCTGTGCCGACATCGTCGGGGCTCGGCGCCGCGTACCCGCGTGTGTGACAACACCTGGAGCGTGCACCCGTCCGATGCGTCGGTGAGGTCGGTCGACTGTGACGAGTTCGCGATGGCCTCGACGCACGAGTCCGGTGGCTATCCGAAGAGCGTGAACCTGGTGACATCAGGCAGTCAGTGCGCGCAGCTGTTCGCCGACAAGCTGGGCGACGGCTCGGCGAACTTCGGCATCCTCGCGGGCACCCGCACGGCGACGAACGGGCCGAGCGGTAAGGAGCGGTGCGGGCGTGCGGCGATCCCGAGTATGCAAAACCAGCGGGTTCCCGGCTCCGTCGTGGCGCATGCTGGACGATGACGGGTTCTTCGTGACCCTTCCGGCGTTCGAGCACTGCACGTCAACCACGACTACCTGCACGTGGCAAAAAATCGG from Streptomyces sp. QL37 harbors:
- a CDS encoding cupin domain-containing protein — protein: MRLVNHEPNAIDLRTTPVHLGLGSRAKPVEGFAWDPEVLHAYSAAVAADGAEGRMVTIFDGDGPGDHWERHPAGDELVVCLSGSVTVTRDVAGVPDRVVLGPGEATVNPAGTWHAVDMAGPASILTITAGLGTDHRPRTDTRPTEHAGTSGPRTP
- a CDS encoding helix-turn-helix domain-containing protein translates to MEDHTTTRSQARPAQALRRYVGSYAGFDLRGFPAGVHCGPPGHVLTAVITLSDPLEMSAGVDDGSPVTRFGSVAGGLMRRSVAIHHDGRQQGVQVSLTPLGARAIYGMPAAELAHRLVPLDELLGALGVELTDRLRAATTWAARFAVLDELLLRAVGRGAGGDRASRMHPEVAEAWRRLVAARGRVQVGAVAAELGWSRRYLTERFRGEVGLSPKTFARVLRFEHAHELATAHDPLPWADVATVSGYADQAHLVRDWSEFTGRSPTAWRRGEVLLGTG
- a CDS encoding GDSL-type esterase/lipase family protein; the protein is MTTRVACLGDSLTRAQLSVDYLDLLERRRPPDDVRLARFGVNGDFAHNLSRRLDAVVADPPDVITVLIGTNDARASLAGYPVERAMKRKQLPERPSAGWFQQCLGAIVERLRTETDATIALLSLPVLGQQLDGAAARASQAYSRMIAEVASTNKATYLPLHERQTEELRQADPPPIPYRDPTPAASVSVLVRHAVMRRSLDTISRRRGLVLTTDHIHQNSRGAALIAEVIDTWLPTWEPIRP
- a CDS encoding terpene synthase family protein; amino-acid sequence: MSDSASAPQGIATVLRWARSEGLVADAVAERRLLSMRLEVLAGRALPRAGAADVMLTAQWAVFVCWLDDHIDRQGLGSRPGELEGFTAPLRKVLEHDGKNSPTAPQAVVLRNLWRRTAPGMSDGWRARFACAYNDFLDASEQEVALRRNGVLLPLSKYVRLRRRTITLLPMIAVLERTGRAPMVEGPGVEARLRGLGGALADVAGWANDLASHADDIAAGQDNLVAVVAREDGCSTLCARTRVTAMIEDRREGFRTAAAALRSDYAVAAGDHNDAVGCYVDMVETFMAATLHWLAVTGRFGRPCPPWPCSI